A stretch of DNA from Triticum dicoccoides isolate Atlit2015 ecotype Zavitan chromosome 2A, WEW_v2.0, whole genome shotgun sequence:
GATACATTTTTAGCATGATTAATATTCTTTGAAAAATATTACATGTTtagtattttttaaatacatgtttaatatttttcaaatacaagattaaattTTTTTAAATATAAGTTCTGATGTatatttttttcatacacattatcaGTTTTAGGTATACATCTAATAAATTTTTATACAAATTTTACTTTTTTTTAACATATGATAAACATTCTTTCCAAATACAAGTTTTGGGAGCATTTTTCAAATACGTGTTATATATTTTTGGATGTTATGAAAAAATTAAGCTTCATGGACATCGTGTACATTATATAATTGTTTTTTAAATGTCATATTTTTAAAaatgtgtgaacatttttaaattcaaTGTATgtttttaaacattttttaaaatgtcaCATATCTTTTTTTGTaatgcatgattttttttaaatgtcacaaacacCACAATATAAGTTGTTTTCTTATACTCCCTTCGTCACAAAATAAGTGACtcgactttatactaactttagtatataACAAGAAAAAATAACAACATGAAAAATGTTTATCCCTTCTAGATTATGTTGATGTAGCGCTGAGTTAAGGGTGACCATGAGGCCACATGTTCGAGCTGCGGGGCACTCCTTTTTCGGGTTAGATTTTCATTTGAAAATTTTGGTCCATGTTTATTTTCTTGACAAGAAAGCCTCCATGATTTTTTGATCCGTGTTTATATAGTATATAAGATATAAAGACTAGGCGTGCTTTCTGAGATAGAAACATCACCGGCCTGGTTGTTGTACACGCGAGCCTACCAGCGACTAGTCGTGGGTTCAGAACCCCACCCATGCCCTAGCTTTTTCATTTTACTTTAGGGGCTCAATACATAAATAAAAAAACTTGAGGGTTTTCTATAAATATATGGATCCTCCgtcttaaaataagtgtctcaaccttagtaTAATTTTATATACTAAAATTAATACAaaattaagacacttattttggaatggagaaaGTATCATGCAACATCAGCTGACGGTGGGTCCTGGCCATGTTGGCATGCTATGCAGGCGacaaatacttcctccgtcccaaaattcttgtcttagatttatctcgatacagatgtatctttttttttgcggatgtatctaacactaaaatatgaatagatacatccgtatgtagacaaatctaagacaataattttgggacgaagggagtatgtcCAGGTAGGCAAAATGTGACCGTATTTATACGTCCGTGCAAGTTTGATGGCCAAAAACACATATTTTATAAATTTATACACCAAACTAACGGTCACTTGTCACGTACTACAAGTTTTCTGACTCCTGGTATATTTACCTCATAAAAAATCTGCATGACTTGATTGAGATCATCACCAGTGAAACAGAGCTGGAGATCGAGCATTGGCCCGTTCAAACTTCCGAATAAAATACTGGCACGAAACGTAAGGTCCCACGCACGATAAATTTCGAAGTTTCGAACGCCTCGATCGGTCatcaggctggtcacaatgggcaaaaacataagctagtaacttacacacttccttagactatgttactacctttatagtgggtaggaacatctatgtagtgtcatgcaacgatgtatttattaggttatagactcattgttttttggagtgtgtgatgttccggtaacttagctagttaccacaagcacctctctcttcattaaatatgtgtcacataagcaaaattgtattggagtgtgtgatgttactcctaagttcctcccccattgtgaccagcctcagTCATCACTCACCAGCGCAGCCACCCaccaccgcgccgcgccgcgccgctagTGGCCTCCACCCCAACAACGGCCAGATTCCTCGCGAATCCAAAGGGAGACGCAACCAAAATCCCCCCCGCAAAAATCCCCCCCAAAAGCTCAGTTCAAACCGAAGCGCTCCATTAACAACTCCATCTAAATCGAATNNNNNNNNNNNNNNNNNNNNNNNNNNNNNNNNNNNNNNNNNNNNNNNNNNNNNNNNNNNNNNNNNNNNNNNNNNNNNNNNNNNNNNNNNNNNNNNNNNNNNNNNNNNNNNNNNNNNNNNNNNNNNNNNNNNNNNNNNNNNNNNNNNNNNNNNNNNNNNNNNNNNNNNNNNNNNNNNNNNNNNNNNNNNNNNNNNNNNNNNNNNNNNNNNNNNNNNNNNNNNNNNNNNNNNNNNNNNNNNNNNNNNNNNNNNNNNNNNNNNNNNNNNNNNNNNNNNNNNNNNNNNNNNNNNNNNNNNNNNNNNNNNNNNNNNNNNNNNNNNNNNNNNNNNNNNNNNNNNNNNNNNNNNNNNNNNNNNNNNNNNNNNNNNNNNNNNNNNNNNNNNNNNNNNNNNNNNNNNNNNNNNNNNNNNNNNNNNNNNNNNNNNNNNNNNNNNNNNNNNNNNNNNNTTCCTCGCCTgcttcggcggcggcgacggcgaccgccGGCGCCGGAAGCCGCGGAGGCGCTCGCCAGCGAGGCTCCCGCCGCGGCCGCGGCCGGACCATGTGAGATTCCTGGTTTTGGAGCACCCCGTCCTGCCTGCCCTAGCTAGGGCGCCTTGGTTGCGGCGAGTTCGTTCCTGATCGGCTTTGGGTTTGCCCCGCAGGTGGCTCTGGCCGGCGAGGCGTCGTCGCTGGCGGATGCGGTGGCGAAGCAGGTGTCGGCGCCAATGCCAGAGGCGAGAGCTCTGGCGCCGCCTCCGCCACGGCCGCCGCTGGCCGTGGAGGTTACGGGGGAGGTGGTCGCTGCCGCGAGCCCCGGAAAGGAGCGGAGGTGAGCTTATAACCTACATTGCGTCGTTGTTTGCCCACGGTCGCTCCTGTGCTCGGATGCTCGTGTTATGTACCTGTGTGAGTGTGCGCGATAGAAATGCCATGACTGGTTAGGAGAGAATTGCAGCTCTGGTGTTTGCTGAAATGCCACAGAGAAGCACCATAGTAGAATTATTACTGGTGGATACAGGCATAACTTGCTCACTTGCGCCCAACAGATGCGAATTGCCGTTCTTACTGCTGGTTTCTGTGCAGGGAGTTGAGCGAGCAGAAAACTGTGACATCGCCAACGCCGACAGTGGATGCCGTGGAGGAGGTGGTCACTGCCGTGAGCCCTGGAAGAGAGCTGAGGTGCGTGGAACCTTCATTGGATGGCCATTACGTGTCTCTGCGTGTTTTCAGATTCTGTCAGTAACTTGTGTTTGCTGTGCTGTTTCTTGGCAGGCAGTTGAGCGAGCACAAGGAAGCGCCTGCACGCTCTTTACTGCTGGAGAAGGTAGTCACACCACCACTCCCCGGAAGAGAGCCGAGGTGTGTGTGACCATCCATTCCTCGCCTGCCTTTACGTTGCCTGTGCATGTTTACGGATTCCTTAAGTAACTTGTGTTTGCTGTGGTGTTTCTTACTTAATTGTTTCTTTGCAGGCAGTTGAGTGAGCACAAGGAATCACCTGGACGCTCCTTGCTGCAGGAGAAGGTACTCACACCACCACTCTCCCCAGTGAAATGTTCACCTGTGGCAGCAGCTGTTGCTTCAACTCCTGATATGGAACTCAGGTAGATGAATGAAATGTTTCATCCTTTCTGTACGAATTATTATTCAGATTATGTGCCTGTTAATATATGCTGTCTTTCATGATGTGTAGGGAGGTGAGTGAAGAGGATAGCCGCAGTGGTGGCAAGAAGAAAGTGACATTCGACATGAATGTTACAACATACGAAAATACATCGTCACCTGACCAAGAAGAGATACCCTCGGAGCTTGTTAAGTggatggaagatgaagaggaagaacaCATGCAGAAGACTGTTCTTTTCTCAGAGAATCATCGGTACGGGAATTGCACAGACAGTGATGATGACAATGGAGATGAGTATGGTGAGGATGACAACTACGGTGATGATAGTGATGCAGAGGAGGATTTCGTGGACTGCAAGATTGACTTGCTGGATGAGGAGGAAATAAGAACTGAAGAGAACCCAGAGGAGTCTCAGGAGTCTCTGTTCTCACTGCCAATGTCTAATTATACGCAGGATGACCAAGATGTCAGCAGCCCTGTGCCCAAGAGCAGTGTTACCCCTGCACAGGAAGAAAGCCCTCTAATCCAGGGGAACAATCACCGTGATAGAAGCCAGTATGTCCGTCCTGTTTTGAACCCAGTTCAGAATCGAGAACAGTGGAAGGAAGTTAAGGCCCAAGCAGGACCAGTTAAGAAGTTGTACAAGGAGAATGTAAACTCGGTGCCAAATGTAGGTGCAACCCTTACTTGTAAGGTTGCAAATCAGACGAAGATTGGCCCTAGCAACTCTAGCAAGGGGGAAGTTTCTGTGGATGCAAGCCTCTCTACATGGCTAGTTTCTTCAGACAACTCAACAGTTGATAAGGCGCAAAGTAAATCCCCCCGTTCAGTTTCCTCTGTATGCAGACAAGAAAGGCCTGTCCTGGGTGCTTTGACTGTTGATGACCTTAAGCAATCGTCAGCTACATCATCTCCACGAAGGTCTCCAAGCCATAACCGTGAAGAGGTGCCGATCTTGGGTACGGTGGGAAGTTACTGGAGTAGCACAAAGCAGGGTAATGAGTACTGTTCTTCTATGTCTGATTCAGGAACTAATGGAATCCCCAATTCAACAAGCAAATACAGAGAGGTGCACTAAACACGCCGAATGCAATCATGTATTTCTTGCAATTGTGAGTGATATACTTATCCGTTAATGATTTGTTGCAGGACAGAAGGGTGAACTGGCACTCGACTCCCTTTAATGTGAGGCTGGATAAAGCTATGAAGAAATCTTCCGCATGAGTTGCTGGCACTGCTGCTAAAGATCTTTAATAGTTAAAGATGTGTTGAGTTGTATAAAGAATATCCCACTTTGTGTAGATTTATAACTGAATCCAGTTTGAATTTTATGTATATTGGAGGAGAGATGTGTGTTCCCTTCTTGTGCCGGATATAGAAGTGCCAAAGAATTGGCTTGTTTGCATGACTGCCTGTGTGCATTGCAAATTGTGACAAAAGCTGTGTGCCTGTGTGCATTGCAAATTGTGAAAAATTGGTTATTAGTTGCTCATCTTTTCCTGTCCCATGTTTCTTAAAATTTCCAGCTTGCTTTCATTTTTCTATGACAACGGGGCCTTGTGGGTTCTGAATTTGATGTGGAGACAAAAGCTGGAAATGTTGGCACAACCTCGATTTCACCGTAAGTTGAGTAAAGCACACGAGGCAAGAACAAGGTAGTCCTGGCAGCACCACAGTTAAAGATTTGCAATTGCATTTGAGGGTTTTTTTTAAATGCTAGATGCTTACTCGGTCTCACACTATACAAACGCATTATGTTCTTGTCGGAAATTCCGCATATCTTTTTTCCTTGTCTTATTTCACTTGGGACTACTGCTTAGTCAACCTCTTGGGACCACTCATGGCTGCTAATTCAGTTGGACTAGCGCAAACATTGTGTTCATATTGCAAATGATGGTTCACATGATGTAATACTGCGATTATTCTTCTCGGGGGTTTTGTGGCGACCTATGGGATTTGTTGCATACATGAAAAAAATCGCCACATGAGAGTTTTGAAGTAGTGTGACCCTTTGTACATGTTATCCATGTAGAGAAAACCGATGCGACGTGGTACATGGACGGCTTGAGATGTTGCAATGTTTTTGCATGTGTTCTTTTATAAAACACGAGAAATCCATAGCAATGCAGTCTCGGCTGTCTAGATCAGGCCACACCTACTTTGTGCGTGTCGGCAGCCAATATTGGTGCCCTTGTTGGCAGTGGTCGCAGTGGCTGTTGCAGGTGGCTGGGACACGCGGTGGATGCGGCTTGGGGGAAGCACAATAGAGGGGTAGCCGTGGGGTGGACCGTTGTGAGGTGCTCTCCAGCTCTAGGCCTAGGTGGGTTGTCGCCTGGACGGGGCTTGCTGCGACCTTGGTCGAAAGAGGGCGGGTGGTACGTCTTAAACGTATCTGTATTTTTTTTATTGTTACATTATATTACCATTTTTATAGCAATTTATATTATTTCATCGCCACAAGTTCCTGTTTCGTGAAGATCCAATCTGGAGGCATGTTTCGGGGCTCTACCAGTGGGGGAGTCCATTGCCAAAGGCTTCTccatcaaccttgttgcctccaTGCCTATGTGTGAGTAGTTCCATTTGGACCTTAGGGTCGGTACCAagatgactctctctctctctctctctctctctctctctctctctctctctctctctctccaatacCATGTTCTCGTGAGCTGCCTCACATGATCGGGATGAATTCGATGTAATCGGTGGAGTGTTTGTCGAGATATTatgaattgtcactttatgatttgactGTTCATTGAAATCAATTGAATCTTTTGAGGTCTTTTTGCTGTATAATTAAATAGTTTTGCATGCTCTCTGATCTATCTATCTTCTCTGACCTGGTTTGATGGGTTTTTCTTCAGAGGAagtggtgctttgtagtgggttcaatctttcggtgcTCTAACCTAGTGACAATAAGggccaagacacgtattgtattgttgccactaggGATAAACGATGGTGTCTTATCATATTGAATGATGtttcatgtttattgcaatgccCTGTTTCTTGTAAACTCAGGGGCTGTttgtgtcgggtttcgggttccggcagactcttgaggttcgaacactggggtgcgcgcggagatctctcccctaccgatctaagtccgatcctctcgtgcgaactaagatgaaaatgatgaacaacacaagagacacgatgtttatactggttcgggccaccgttgtggtgtaataccctactccagtgtgtggtgaggtggattgcctctaggtctgatgatggacaatacaagggaagaacagcctcgcgagaggtgttcttgagctggtgcgatgaactgctagggtgagttcagtcgcctatctctctctctgctggggttctaccagatctctccgggGGTCCccctactctatggtggctagctctatttatagaggccctgggcctctccccaaataatgagcgggaagggcgccaacaattggccatttcgaaggggaacatctagtacaagttatcctgaccaaaggtggtcttcggctgccaaaagcactggcgatgacaccgtcttgggctccacggtgacctccgtcctgccgtccggctggtcttggtctcgttgcaccggaatggtaacctttgcctgatgccttggcctgtgcttgccccctttgcaccaaaggggaaacaaggacactgcgcaggccgacgcccgcctggcgcccgcctgatctcgatcgtcatggcttgcattacgggttcctcgcgaggtacccctgccttgatctctccgcctcctcgcgagcctgcctgatgaggctgcctctgaggaagcttcctatcgtccgccccgcgaggcttggcccctcgcgagggtctttgagcttgagctgatgaagatgggccgcgctgggccccgctTGAGCCCGCCgcaggctgcaggtaggcaagtctggggaccccagttcccagaacgccgacagtagcccccggtgttggggaacgtagtaatttcaaaaatttcctacgcacacgcaagatcatggtgatgcatagcaacgagaggggagagtgttgtctacgtaccctcgtagaccattcgcggaagcgttatatcaacgcggttgatgtagtcgtacgtcttcacgatccgaccgatccaagtaccgaaagcacggcacctccaagttctgcacacgttcggctcggtgacatcctcgccttctcgatccagcaagaggggcgaagtagtagatgagttccggcggcacgacggcgtggtgacggtgttggtgaagaacaatcttcgcagggcttcacgtaagcactacgaaaactatgacggaggataaactagaggagacggggtagccgacacacggcttggtgtttcttgatgtgtctttggtgctagccctacccctctatttatatgttgagccctggggttgaaacttggagtaaaagcctcctcaaagtcggtttcacccgaaaggcaagagtccttctcgaactccagggctagacgccagggttcctggcgtctagcctctggtctccgcaaaacttccttttgcacttttcaaaagcctcgtgggctttcccctttggcccagataaagtgttctcgtgcccaaacatttcggggaacatccggaaccccttccggtgaattccgaaacccttccggagatcaaacactactatcccgtatatcaaactttatctccggaccattccggagttcctcgtcatgtacttgatctcatcccggactccgaacaacattcgatcatcaacatacataactcatatagtactatatcgtcaatgaacgtttaagcgtgcggaccctacgggttcgagaactatgtagacatgaccgagacacctctctggtcaataaccaatagcgggacctggatgcccatattggctcctacatattctacgaagatctttatcggtcagaccgcataacaacatacgttgttccctttgtcatcggtatgttacttgcccgagattcgatcgtcggtatctcaatacctagttcaatctcgttaccggcaagtctctttactcgttccgtaatacatcatcccgcaactaactcattagttgcaatgcttgcaaggcttatagtgatgtgcattaccgagtgggcccagagatacctctccgacaatcggagtgacaaatcctaatctcgaaatacgccaacccaacaagtacctttggagacacctgtagagcacctttataatcacccagttacgttgtgacgtttggtagcacacaaagtgttcctccggtaaacgggagttgcataatctcatagtcataggaacatgtataagtcatgaacaaagcaatagcaacaaactaaacgatcaagtgctaagctaacggaatgggtcaagccaatcacatcattctcctaatgatgtgaccccgttaatcaaatgacaactcatgtctatggttaggaaacataaccatctttgatcaacgagctagtcaagtagaggcatactagtgacactctatttgtccatgtattcacacatgtattatgtttctggttaatacaattctagcatgaataataaacatttatcatgaaataaggaaataaataataattttattattgcctctagggcatatttccttcacccgggcccaaggcgcgcccgggctgggCCCAGTAGGAAAACGAAAGGGCAAGCGCGAAGCACCATGGGCcctatcagcctgcggccttgggtgccgcgtggcgattgattggacgtgggcgactgcgcttccccacgacgcctcggcgaccgcatgacttgataagtccctgcatgcagagaaaccggtcatgattacctgcgatcgtggtgcacgacggttggcctcctccggctataagtacggggctgggcgACCCCCTTCGGCCCGTCCCTCCTTGCTGCTCCTTTCTTTCTTCTTGATTACTCGTCGCGCCCATGGCTCCAAAGatattctcggccgcggagaaaggaaaggcccccaggCTGGGCCTGACTCCCCTCcggccaagcgcggccgaggcTGCCCTCGCAAGTATACCATGGTCCCCGTGGTGGCCTCCTGCGGCCATGGAGGCAGTTCCCGGCGCGGTGGTGAGTGCCCGGTTGCCGATGGGGGCACGCCGTGGGTGTGCGCCCCTTAGGCCACGCTTTcgctctgcggaggtgctgccggagttcgtcgtgtggtcggcagacCCATCCAGCACCAGGCTCTAGCTCCCCtgtttcttcgtagatgaactgccggccagcgcctggtgcggcttctggctccaggcagacggatgctgcagcagggcctcctgggcgtcGCTGGAGGTTTCCGTTTCTGGGAACGAGGCTCTGacacgcggctggcagacgtttgcccacgTGCGTGGCCTGAGCCGGTGGTGCACCctgtacttcaagtttgatggcgacgccaccctctacgtgagggtgtttggggaagacggtCGTCGTGCCGGGtgttgccctgaagacgacgatcgcggccgcctgcccagccctggccctgaccaggatgaagatggcgactggcgTACAGGCGGCGATGCTCGGGGCTCGCCGAGCTTCGGCGACCccctctcaggcagcagctcctccagcggtggccgcgaccagcctcctTGCCGTTGCGCCCGCTTGGGCGAtggtagcgggtcagcccgccgtcgcgccccggtgaagcgagaggagggatccaCCTGAGCCCCAGGAGCAGCTCGAGCCTTCGCTGTGGATTGGCGCTGGACGATCACGcccgttttgttttctttcttatccTGCGCAAAAATAGTAAGTAAtgtagggccccacgagggtgtatTAGAACTGTTGCTGTTTAACCATCGCGCTGTTTCCGCTATTTCTGCGCCGTGTTTTCGCGCCGCGCTCCCATGTGTGGGAActattttagctcggtggggcttggcgcggtccTCGCCTCCTGAGGCCGTGGCCTCCTCGTGCGCTTCGtgccctgcaaggatcagtaggaggggtaacttaTGGTCTTAGCTGTGGGGGCGATCGGCCCAGGTCCtgcgctcgtgtcgcgatgcccgtggggcacggactgggaggggtgctcctgcagaggactcggataggaaagctccaaacgatcggggcagaaaacactcgcgagggcgcccgcgatCCTTCCTCGCGAGACTTCGCGAGAGAAAATGAGGCGAGcgagcgagaaagacaaagagCCACAAGCCAGGAATGTCGGCAACTCCAATAaaaacttcaaacgggaataaacaagccaactgcggaaagcaaatgggaaagccacgtccggcacctattctagtctttgacgtcttctcaccagcgcggagctaagtgctgccacttggcatgggccggagcccccgaggcccgagggcggcactccggagactccggggcgtgtacaaccccactcattattatgtgagagtgtcacgggcggcgagcttcacaggcattggccttcttcacaggcaccgggcctttcttgaaacgcggcagcttcacaggcgttcgccttcttcacaggctccgggccttttccaaaacgcagcggcttcacaggcaccgggccttttccaaaacacagcggcttcacaggcattcgccttcttcacaggcaccgggccttttccaaaacgcagcggcttcacaggcattcgccttcttcacaggcaccgggccttttccaaaatgcatcgGCTTCactcaggggtagaacctccggagatgcTGAATGTTCCATGGGTTCTGGATGGGTACTCCCTccagagtctccaagcgcgcggagccaggcctggaaacatgaacaaccttgaacgggccctcccacatgggagagagcttgtgcagcccctccctggagagaacccttctgagcacgagatcccctacctcaagggtcctggggcggatgttgcggttgTGGTATCATcgtagcgcctgttgataccttgccgctcacAGTGCGGCTTCccgatggtgttcctcccccagcacgagctccgtcccccgcatggcgtcctgctgagcctcatcgaatgccaggacccgtgcggagcgacgtctgaccttgtgagggagaacaacctccgctccgtagacgaggaagaacggggtctatccagtcggcttggtcgctgtcgtgcggattgaccatagcacgaactggagctcgtcgtgccagcccctgccacaggcctccagcttcttcttgaaggtcctggccttgaggcccctcaggacctccgcgttggctcgttcagcctggccattgctccgggggtgtgctaccgaagcgtagcatatctgcgttccaaggttagcatagtacgttttgaagagattactggtgaattgcgaaccgttgtcagtgatgatgcggttaggcaccccaaactggctcacgaggcccttgatgaacttgactgccgagcctgccgggattgtgcgggCATCTTCCACCTcgtcccacttggtgaacttgtccacgacgatgtagaggtagcgatagccccctggcgcctgaggggacgggcccagaatgtccaacccccaaactATGAACGGCCAGGAGAGGGGTATGGTCTAcagaccccccgcaggctgatggatctgtttggcgtgaaactggcaggccttgcaagccttcaccagctcaacggcgtcgctgagtgctatgggccagtagaacccgttgcggaatgccttgccgacgagggttcgtgacgacgagtggtgcccgtagTCTCCGTTGTGTATGTCCGCcatcagttcctttccttgctccctggaaatgcaacgtagggacacgtcatttggccgcttcctgtagagCTCGCCATCCTACATGCAATAAGccatggcctgccgtgccacaagctccgcc
This window harbors:
- the LOC119358029 gene encoding uncharacterized protein LOC119358029; protein product: FLACFGGGDGDRRRRKPRRRSPARLPPRPRPDHVALAGEASSLADAVAKQVSAPMPEARALAPPPPRPPLAVEVTGEVVAAASPGKERRELSEQKTVTSPTPTVDAVEEVVTAVSPGRELRQLSEHKEAPARSLLLEKVVTPPLPGREPRQLSEHKESPGRSLLQEKVLTPPLSPVKCSPVAAAVASTPDMELREVSEEDSRSGGKKKVTFDMNVTTYENTSSPDQEEIPSELVKWMEDEEEEHMQKTVLFSENHRYGNCTDSDDDNGDEYGEDDNYGDDSDAEEDFVDCKIDLLDEEEIRTEENPEESQESLFSLPMSNYTQDDQDVSSPVPKSSVTPAQEESPLIQGNNHRDRSQYVRPVLNPVQNREQWKEVKAQAGPVKKLYKENVNSVPNVGATLTCKVANQTKIGPSNSSKGEVSVDASLSTWLVSSDNSTVDKAQSKSPRSVSSVCRQERPVLGALTVDDLKQSSATSSPRRSPSHNREEVPILGTVGSYWSSTKQGNEYCSSMSDSGTNGIPNSTSKYREDRRVNWHSTPFNVRLDKAMKKSSA